In Carassius carassius chromosome 27, fCarCar2.1, whole genome shotgun sequence, the sequence GGGGGAGTGGCTTGCTTTAATCGATGCTTTAGTCACTGCTTTAGCTTTTGATTGCATTTCCACCGAGAAATAAGTGTTGTAGTTGCTAAATATTTGCTTGGTTATCACCAAACTGCTctctatttatatttcaaatatcatTTCAAAAGGGTCATCTAATTGTAACAGGCGCTTTTTGTTAACGGCTCGGGCTGAAAATGAGCAGGCATTCACTGGCCATAAAAACAGTGCTGTGAATGGGTGGAAGTAAGTTGTTGAATTtaatttttcttctaaaaattattaaatgccaATGTTAATGTGAGAATGAATGCTTTACAGGGATAGGTTATCTGTatgtttttaaacctttaatctCACTGAATATTCTCAAGAAAAGTGCTTCAGACAATTGGACTGGAGGGGAAAGTAACACAATAAGCCCGGAAGAAGTGAGACAACTTAAAAAAGGAATATAAGGTATGTTTTATACATATTCTTGGTACATATTTTTACATGCATTCTAcagcttatataaaaaaaatatatttttctgtagaaggtaaaaaaaaaaacccaccaactGGTTCAGGGGTGGACAAGGGAGAGGATACAGCTGCATCATGGCCCTGGTTCACCCTAATGGATGAGGCTTTGGGTCAGAAGCATTCAGTTACTCCTCCAGTACTGCTTGCCTCAATGTCCCAGGCCTCTTCCACCTGTGGTGAGCCAGGGCCTTCAAATGCTTCTCCCTTTCCCCTCAATGAAGACTGAGAACCTGAACCAAGCAGACGAAGGGGTAAGAAGAGGAGCCTCATTGAAATGTTCATGGAGGAAATGGCCAGAGAGGAAGCCAGGGAAGAAGCCAGACAAAAGGCTGCAGAAGAGAGGACCAACAGACTTCTCAATTTACTTGAGACTCTTGTTAAGAAAaactaaattgtatatattttatgtattcaagTTATGCTAAAATAAGTTTGTTTACTTGTGTAAGTACTGCAGTGGTTTTGTTTTGATTATAAAAGAACAGTAAGTTGAGAGAATTTGGGAATAAACATACTTAAACTGAGATGGTAAGGTTTTATTTTCTGAGGTTCCAATCTCAATAggtttaatttaattatgttcTAATTAATTCAATACttatgtcaagtcacctttattttgtatagcgctttatacaatacagattgtgtcaaagccgATTTACTGTGACAAACAAAGAATACTTTGTGAATAATGCGAGTAGATAACAACAAACATTCATTTTCAGTGCCGTAGAGGTCGTCTTTAGGTGACTACCTCATGGTTAAAACTTGTATATACTCATATGAGATGAACACACCAGTCATATCAGTAACTTTTATAAATACTGCTTTATTCTACATTGACATGTGATGTTAGTATTGAATGTGTGGAACAAGAATATAGAACATATAAAGGcaataacataaaaacaaatacGATAACAAGGTGTTCAGACATGTGAAATGAAGATAAAGATATCAATCTTGTTTGTATTTAAGTTTAATTGTATTGTACATGGCAATCATGATCGACAACATGGTCCTGCAGGGCGGACAGTTGTGCAGCGATGCGTTCACGCAGAGCACTTCCATTTGTAGTCTCAGccatgtcttcttcttcttcttcttgctcagGTTGCTCTTCTTCTACTGCCATAATGTCGTCATTGCCAATACAGATGTTATGCAGTATGATCCATGCAATCACAACATCTGGGAAGAATGATGTGTCAACCTCCAGGGTGTGGAAGAAGATGGCCCTCCACCTGGCCTTCATGATGCCAAATGCTTGCTCAATGACTGAACAGGCTTTGGCATGATGagcattaatttttaaataaatacaatttaaatataagaAACATGTAATGAagcttaattttatttgtatctttttccAAACCTCTGTTGTGCCACTCCTCTTACAGGCTGCTTGAAGGGTGAGGCAATGGGCCTCTCCAAACAGGGGTAGCCTCCGTCACCCAGGAGGAAGTGTCCCGTTGATGGATATGCCCCACTGCGATACAAGGGGCTGTGTCGGAGGACTCTGGAGTCGTGCACAGAGCCAGTAAAGCCAGCAAAGACATCAATAAACCTGGCTTTGTGGTCACATACAGCATGCAGCTGGATTGAGGGAAACAGTTTACGAAACAGGTTTCTGTAGCGTCCAAGGTGTTTGGGACACTTGCGGTGTCAAATGTGTCATTGCCCCCGCTACTCGATGGACGGGTTGGTGAACAGTGGATGTAGACATGTCAAACGCCCTGGACACCACACAGTAGGAGCTTCCACTGCCCAGCCAGAAAAGGAAGACCAGTAGTTCAATGGTAGGACCTCACTCATTAACCCACCTCTGGTCCAGGAGCTGGAGAAGGGCTGTAATGGACGCCGTAAATCAGGCCGTGTGTCACCTCCTTCAAAAAAGATGCGTAGGAGTGGGACTGTTTGGCTGCGGATGGAATAAACTGGCGAGCTCTGTTGGGAATAGTTAATACAATGGAAAAACTGCTAATTTGGGAATgcataatatgtataataattgtttactaaaatatttttttaaatctaacacTCTTATTTGCCTAGGGggttttgaaaatatatacaataatgaactgtaataataaaataaaaaacagtattgCTATTTATAATATAagtttattttagaaaattaGAACAATTACCTAACCTTCAATTTAGACTTTCCTCTGTGCTTCCATTTAAGTAAAAAGTAGCTGCCATTCTCAGCCTTCTCCACCGGTGCACAGACCTTTGGCGAGCGAGTTCATCGAGTTCTTCAAAAATCATCATAGAGTTACTACATGACTGTATTagcggttttttttttaaattaaattaaatcactgACAGTATGCACCCTATGTATGCACCAGGTGGCGGTAACGAGCAGCTGGTATCCTAGCAATGACGTATGTTACACTGCCTCATAAGTTTCCGGAGGTGCCTTATTGCAAAAATGCTGCCTTTGAAGTCATTGTCTCATaggcagcaagtcagctgcctaagttttcggatgcagccaatgATTGGAATCGCTTCTTTCCTCCTTTTATAGCAATGAGTCTACTCTTACAAGTTACAACCTAATAAGTAGGCTATGGTCGTGATTTCACCTGACTAGTActtattcacactttcacatgtgctgctgatatgattagtcaattaatgtaagctggtcattttgtgtcaggatcaaaaaacggtgattcttttttttttttttgtgataaaaaaagtttttagcaattatttaaagtgCATCACGCtatacacaataatctagaaacaatgtaaataaacaacacaacagtttaagcagcaaactttgcaaaacacaaaagttatgtcactgccaaaaacttttggccatgactgtatgcaACCTGCCAAAGACCACAACTAATCagtgattaattaatttataatgaatttaaaaGAAACTAAATGAAATGGCTAGTGGGGCACAAGAGACACTGCAGGTTACTGAGAATGACCTGATTCACTCTTTAACACTGTTTTGAAATAGGAAATGATTGTCAAGTATATGAAATCCAAGATAAGTTGTTAATATTATCTCATGTTCTTAAAGATTCTCTTGACAAATGTATgtgttcaaaatatttatatgtagtcATGGTTCTGTTTCTCCCTTCCTGGAATATTTCTCCACGCCTTTCCTGCAATGTTTACGTCTTTCAGGAGGGCCTCCCAAGCTTTAATCGGGGAGAGGGGTCTGCAGTTGTTGAGTGAAAGGCGGGGCCAGTTGCATTTCCCGAACAACAACCCTGTTTCCCTGTCTAGCTGAAAAATTTGCCAACTGCAGAATCCAGCACTTAATACTCTCTGACAAAGGGAACGTGATATTTTTCTTCAACACCATGATTCTTCAATTTATATATGAAAGCTTTGATTTTAAAAGCTGGAtcattttaagttttgttttactGCTTCTTGTAGATGTCATCAAATATAGGAATCCTTCCAGATTCCCCCCAGGACCCTGGCCTCTACCATTCCTGGGAAATGTTTTCACTGAGATAGATTTTAGGAACGTGAATAAGGTAGGAGGAAATtgcataatttgtttatttgcatGCCAGTTAATGTTCTTTTTAGACAGTATTGtttcttaaataaaaacagtaagtgGATATGTTATCTGGTTGTCCGTATATacctgttaatattttgaatttcagTTGGCTGAAGTCTATGGGACCATATTCAGCCTAAGAGTGGGCAGTGAGAAAATGATAATTGTTTCTGGATATAAAATGGTAAAGGAGGCTCTCATTACTCAGATTGACAATTTTGTTGATCGTCCAAATGTCCCTTTATTTCACAAAGTTTTTAAAGGAATTGGTAAGTACCTTTATGCTTAAAATTAAGGTTCATTATTCTCTCAGTACTCATTTAGTTAttgaaattcattcattcatgcatattATCAAGGTACGATACTGAGTAATGGATACCTGTGGCGGATGCATAGGAAGTTTGCGGTCTCCCATTTGCGGACATTTGGAGATGGAAAGAAAAGTCTTGAGTTCAGAATCCAACAAGAATGTGTCCACCTTTGTAATGCTTTTAGGGCAGAAAAGGGTATGGTCTTAAATGTCTGGCTTATTTTatgaatggaataaaaaaaattttggagataaaactgaatatatgtatcatgttttttttcttcttctctcaaaCAGGACCTTTTAACCCCATGGTCACCTTAAACAGTGCTGTCTCAAATATCATCTCCTGCTTAATATTTGGACAACGCTTTGACTATCATGATGAATATTACCAAAGAATTCTGCGTCTTGACACTGAATGCATTCAGTTAATAGGCTCTCCTAGGGCACAGGTACTGATTCTTAACAGCATCCATAGACACTTTCATAACCTgttagttaattataataaataatgtattcatCACCCATTATGTCATCTTTCACAGCTGTATAATGTGTGTCCTTGGCTCTTGGAATACTTGCCTGGCCCCCATCAGACAATTTTTTCCAACTATAAGCAAATAACAGACTTCCTGAGAGGAGAGATCATTAAACACAGAGAGGACTGGGACCCTTCAAACCCACGTGACTTAATAGACAACTACCTGACTGAAATGGAAAAGGTAACTAAAgtggcattttattttaatgttttaaaaatacaaatttcttGGCATCTGTTTTGATACTGCCATTTGATCAACCTATGGCTGTTTTGATGAGagtttttgcatatttttgtacCGATTCCCACTTTTGCAGAAAAAGAGTGACCCTGAGGCTGGTTTTAACATTGAAGGATTAGTGGTGACTTGTCTAGACCTGATTGAGGCCGGGACAGAAACCGCAACTACAACATTGCGCTGGGGTCTGCTTTTTATGATGAAGTACCCAGAAATCCAAGGTAAGTATTGATTGCCATAGCAGgaataataattgttattcttTTGAAGCATGTCGGATATGTCatctttaagttggcttgaaaatgCATCAGGTCCAGGAGCTTTCCATGAATAAgtgtatataaaacacacactgtATAAGTAATATTATATTTCCCTTTCAGAAAAGGTGCAGGCAGAGATAGACAGGGTGATTGGACAGTCGCGTCAACCCTGTTTGGCTGACAGAGTTGATATGCCCTACACTGAGGCTGTTATCCATGAGATGCAAAGATTTGGAGATGTCGTCCCACTGGGATTCCCTAAAAAAGCTGTTAAAGACACAACAGTAGGAGGATTCTTCATTCCTAAGGTACGAGTTCTATtcgattctattctattctattctatttaggGTAGGGGTCCTGTCTAGAATAGTGAAGTTTTCATTCCTTCTTTATTAGGGGACCTCTATTACAGTAAACCTGTCTTCAGTCCTGCATGATCCAAATGAATGGGAGACACCAGACACCTTTAACCCAGGACACTTCCTGAATGAAAATGGCCAGTTTCGGAAAAGA encodes:
- the LOC132106841 gene encoding cytochrome P450 2J2-like; translation: MILQFIYESFDFKSWIILSFVLLLLVDVIKYRNPSRFPPGPWPLPFLGNVFTEIDFRNVNKLAEVYGTIFSLRVGSEKMIIVSGYKMVKEALITQIDNFVDRPNVPLFHKVFKGIGTILSNGYLWRMHRKFAVSHLRTFGDGKKSLEFRIQQECVHLCNAFRAEKGPFNPMVTLNSAVSNIISCLIFGQRFDYHDEYYQRILRLDTECIQLIGSPRAQLYNVCPWLLEYLPGPHQTIFSNYKQITDFLRGEIIKHREDWDPSNPRDLIDNYLTEMEKKKSDPEAGFNIEGLVVTCLDLIEAGTETATTTLRWGLLFMMKYPEIQEKVQAEIDRVIGQSRQPCLADRVDMPYTEAVIHEMQRFGDVVPLGFPKKAVKDTTVGGFFIPKGTSITVNLSSVLHDPNEWETPDTFNPGHFLNENGQFRKRDAFLPFSAGKRACLGEQLARQELFLYFTSLLQQFTISKCPGEEPSLEGEIWFTYAPAPYRMCLSSR